The region GGGGGGacaggagtgatttttttttttaaacttacatttttaataatattattttttaaaaaacttggaGCTGGGATAGGTGGCAGAAGGGAGGAGTCCAGAGCTTTACCCCTCTACTACCAGCCACCTAAAGGGAAGGTTTGGGGAAGGGGCATTCAACCAAGCCCCATGACTTTAAGTCCCTAAGGGCTGTGGGTGTAGACAACCCTGGGCTTGAAGGGGGTGGAGTCAGGAGGATGGGGGTACCCAGAACCTGGGGTGAGGATGGAGGCAAATGccctgggcggggggtgggggggtggtcagGACATTTCTCAGAGGCCCAGGGTCCATGGAGGCATCCACATGAGGCCCCCCTTCCCCCAAAAGGCTCTGCAAAGGccagccccagcccagggccACTGGGGGACAAATCTTGGCACCTGCCCCCAAGTGAGTCCAGTTCCTCCCTGAAGTGGGTGGATGAGGCTGCCCATTTCAGATGCTCagtcttttcattctgtcttctgcTCCCTGGGGCTGCgaggggtggggcaggcaggcagAGCGCTGGGTGGCTGTGGTGGGGCCTTTACTGGGAGGCCTGTGACGTGGGGTTCTCCGATTTGCTCTCTTGGCTGGATGGAGGCTTGCTGTTCCAGGGGCTGTTGGCGCCCAGGGCAGGGGAGTTGTTAAAGCTGTCCTCGTCGTCAATGCCGTTGGCCGCGTCAAACTGGGTGTTCTCCAGCCGGGTGATGAGCCTCTCGTCCTCGTCCCCGAACTCCCCGCCCATCAGGGTGggctcccccaccaccatcacatcCTGAGAGTGGCGGAGGTCCCCAAACATAATCGGGGCAGGGGCTCGCCCAGCCCAGGGCAGCAGATTCCCCCAGAGCCCCAGTACCCACCCAGGAAACTCAACCCCCAGCCACCCGCTCATATCCCAGCTTACAACCCCATCTCCTCTGACACCCTCAGCCCCTGGAATACTTCCAATACTTCCCAATGAAAGACTGCAAAGCATCACAGCTTTTAACCCACATCCACTGGATTCTGGGAGAAGTCGATCTACTCCACCGGCTCCCTAATCCATCTCTCCAAAATTTTAGGGGGCTCCTAAACTTCTGTCCACACGTAAGAGAGGGAGCAGATCAAAAACACCAGTGGGGGGGACTGTGTGTACGTGCACGTGTGTGTATTCTAGATTCACACACGTTTAAGTCTGTGTGTCCTTCTGTCAGCATGTGTCTCTCTGGTGGTCTGTGTGCCCCTAAGCTGTTTATCCTTTATGTCCGGACGTCCCCACGGCTGTGTCCGTTCCTTTGTGTCCTATGTTGCTATGTCTGAGTCTATGTGATCACAGCCATGCGTACGACAGACGAGGACTCTCAGACAGGAGTTAGTCCCCATTGGGAAAAACTGTCTTGTCTTTGCTTCTACGTGTGCTAGTGAGCTCAGGGTGGGACAGCGTCAAGAGTCAGGGGTCAGCAGTGGGGCAGcccagaagagagaagaaagccgaGATGCTTACAGGTACCTGGCTGGAGAGGGCGAAGGTGCTGGCTGGGCTTTTCttcttgctgttgctgttgttggtgTTGCCGCCCCCGAGCTCATGGTGCTGCCCCCGGACATCTTCCGTTTCCGCCGTTTGCTGGGCTGCTGCCGTGCAGGCTCCGCTGTGCCAGGGAAAGGAGACTCAGGCAGGGTAGGGCTCCTAAGGAGCCTGAGCCTACCCTGATCCCAATCTTGCAGACCCAGGAGCAAGGAAAGGGCTTCGTGAGGAGCTAAGAGCAGCCTTGGGGAGCAGCATCACATCCTGGAAAGAGCAGGTGCAGGTGCAAGGCACTCACCGGGGGGCGCTACCATGCGCTGCCACTTCTGGAAGAGGCAGGTCTTGAGGCAGTCACGGGGGCTGAGGCTGTAGGTCTTGTGGCGGGACATAAGCTCCTGCATGGGCTCGAGTATCACACAGAGCTGGGGGGAGACCAGTTGGTGGCTTGTCAGGGGACAGGTGTGGAGCGGAGACCGAATGGGGTGGGGTAGAAACCAGGTGATCAGAGACTCACTCGGAGGTAGTTGAGAGTGGAATTGGACAGCCCACACCGGGTGATGTTTTTGGAGAGCTGATCTAACATCTGGGGGTCCTGGGCCTGGGAAAAGAAAGGTAAGAATACTAGCACCTGCTTACCTGCCCAGTCACCTGAGCCTCGTGACaccctggacagaggaggagctACTATATAAAAATTCACTTCTCAGATGGATAAATTTCAACCTTGTCTAGGGCCACGGCGGGAAACACAGCAGACCGGGTTCCACCCTTTCTACTGCCCACCCGCCCCCTGGTGTCTTAGGTCCTGCCTGTAACTCACATGCATGGCAAGGATGCTTCGGGGGATGAGCTCTCGGTGCTGCCGGATGCTGAAGTGCCACGTCTTTATCCGCATCATGTCGTCAAACATGAACTCCAGGTACAACCGGCCCTCCACACATACCTGGAAACAAGCTTGTCACAAGTCTGCCCACCTCCCCACACACCCAAAAGTATCCTGTTCCCATTTCCTCATGACTCTCCCATTGCACACACTCCTGCCACCTGAACATAAATTTGGGTGTGCACTACTGACACAGACCATCTCCTCACACACCCACCAATCCagtccatacacacacacacatgcacagcagAAACACTTAATAGATCCTTGTCCTCTCCTCATGTAGCCAGTAAAACACTCGTCTACTATAAGCTACATGAGGACAGGCTTGTGTTCACTTGTGTCCCCCTGTGACCCAAAACTGTCACCTACGAACTCAATACATGTCTGCTgaaaactgcagcatgcctgctTGCCCTGCGTATCTTGCCACTTCCCTGGGGAACAGCCAAGTACATCTTGGGAAGCCAGTAGAGGAATCAAACTTAGGTCCTTCAGTGTTTCACATCTAACTGGGAGCTGACCTGGGTGAACATGGGTTTGCCGTGTTGGGTCACCATGCTGCCCTGGTCGCAGTCAAGGGAAACGAAGTTGCTGTGGAATGCCTCCTTGGGATGCTTAAGCACATAGTAGAGCTCTGTAGCACCCCCCTCAAAGATGCTGCGGAAGTAGCGTGGGATCAGGGTCCGGCCAATGGCTGCAGAGATGGGACAAACTCTTCAGAACAGAAGGCTCTCAGAGGTGGTCAGGCAGATAACATCCCTGTCAGAACAGATCCCCTGGGACAAACACCCAGCCCCACAGCAGAACTGGCAGGACCCCCAGAGGCCACTCACTGTATCTCTTTGGTCCATCCTCCAGGCAGAAAGTGATGGTTAACATGGCATCATCCTCAAAGAACTCAGTTGTGAAAGCATCCCACCAGAGATTGTCACACTCCTAAGGAGCATAGGGAGGGGTGCGTGTATCAGTAGACATGGCACAGGGATGCCCAGATGGCCTTCTCCCTCCCAGCTCCTTTCCCCGGCTATACCTCTGTCCAGTTTTGAAGCCGTTTGTTAAGCTCGAATATTCTGTAGTCAGTTTGGTTGCCATATGGTGTGTGCCTCCTGGGGGAAGTGAAGAAGGGAGGTTAGTAGGAGCAGAccctcccacccccgccctcTGCCTTCACCTCTGTAATAGAGAGAACCAACCTCCCCACTGGACTCCACTTACCCGATCCCAGGCTCCAAGTATGTAGGCGGGTACATGGGAGTTGGGCTGTGAAAGCAAAAAGGCTATGAGAATGGGTAGAAGACAGGAGTTATTTGGGGGTGTCACTCCATCCCGTTTTCAGGCAGGATGCCATATGGGAAAGGGACAGGAAGTAGAAAAGAAACTCACCCCACATCCCGATCTAGCATGGTGCCGGGATGGAAAGGGGGGAAGGCGTTGCCGTTCGGGGGCTCCTTCGGTGAGTACAGCTTGAATGACTTTGAGGAACAACCTAGAAGGGAAACAAAGATGGGGTCCCCCGAATCCCTCTTGGGAGTGCTCCTGGAAGGCTGTTAAGACTGTATGCACAGAACTGGTCTTCTGGAACACCCGAGTACACTGTGAAAGGGAGATTACCTCAGGGAACACCTATCCCACCTTCTAAATCTGGCTCCAATTTTGTTTTACAAACTAGAAGTTCTCAGTCCTAATACTCAAGAGCCCATTTCTTCATGTGGCTGAGCCCTGGATGACAGAATTGAAAACGGGAAGAAACGTCAATAACCATAGGATAAATATACAAACATTAGAATCTAAAATTTTGATAAACTCCCTTTTCACCTACATTATTTTATGTAATCATTACCACAACCTTGTGCGGCAGCAGAAGTGACTCtaacattcccattttacaaatgaggctaATAAAAGCTCAAAGGGACTTGCCGAGTTGGTAACAAGTTGGTAACTGGCAGAACCAGGACGTGAGCCTATTCTTCTGAGTCCCATATCCTATGGTAGATCTACCCCACTATGGGACTCGGGAGACCAAGCTGGGAGAGGGTGAAGGGGGATTTTGCCAACTCTCTGCTCCTTCTCCACCCCCAGGGTCTCAGGAGGGCAGGGGATAAAACGataaggtgggggggggggccggTGGAGGGGGTGCCTGCTGGGTGCCGCCCACTAGATAACCAGTTGGGCCTTCTGCCTCTCCCACCAACGGCCACTCCCTTAtcagcccagcccctcccccacacctACCGTGGTCCAGTATTGTCTACAAACCAGAAACCTAAAGCCTCAACCCCTTTTCTTTCCTTAGACTTGCAGTGGAGGCAGATGGGCCTCCAATGGATCCCACTCTCCCTACAAACGGAAAATAAGAAGCCCCTGGGAAGGAGCCTAGGTTTCAGGGGCTCAGTTGGGAGGCAAGTGGTAACTAGACAGGGTCTCTGCTGGTGTGTAGCTATGCCTGTGCACAGGTGTCCCTCTCCACCTCACCCAGCAGCACAGAGTTTCCTGCTCTACTATTACCTGACTGGAAGAAGTGCTATATTCATAGTTGGGTGCCAGCCAGGGCCCCCTGAAATGCCattttccccctccccaccagacaggaggagaaagtgaaGCGAAGTCCTAGCCACTGCTGCTTCCTCATGTCCCACAAACTTGATTGCATTTGGAAGGGTGGCTGAATTGGCTGTATCTGAACCCCCTCTCTAATTCTGATACAAAATCTATTCTGTTTCTTGGTGGGGGGAAAAACAAAGGAAGACCCTGTGCCAACATGTGCATGTAATTCTCTCCCCTGGGTCCCCTCCTCACAATATGGGCCAAAGGAGGGTCCCAGAGGGGCCTACCCTACATGGTCCCTGAAGGTGCCAAAACTCAGAGCCTGTGTGTACCTGCACACGCGTGTGTCTCATCCTGCCTAGCAGGCTTCCACCCTCAGCTCGCCCCAACATGCCTACCAAGGGCTGGAACCCAGCAGCCCCAGGCAGGATCAGGGTGCCTGCAACAGGCCCTCGCCCCACACATGAGCTCTCAGATGTCACATTCACAGGCTCCCAGCACAACACACAGCCTTCACAAGCCAGTCAGAACTAAGTGAGTAGCATATGTCCTCGGGAAAGAGACAGTCCCACCCAGTCCCAAGTCCCCGCCACTCCACAGACAGATAAGGCCATGTAAGAAGTCAAAGCTCACACTGCCCACCAGAAACCATGCCTGGGCAATATACCCAACAGTCTAAATTAGGAGACCTGGCCCTCATCCTCTACCTAGGCCCCCTTTTCCCAAAACCATTACTGCCCTGCTCCTTGGTTTCAGGCCCACTCTGAGTGTCAGCTCAAGATCCTAGAGAGATGAGAGGCAAGACACCAGGGTTCCTCTCTAACTCTGGAAAAAGTTTCAGAGCTTCAGTTTCTCACTACAGAAATGACAAGCACATTGCCTGGGGCTGGATAACAGTTCTGCAGAGCTAAACCCCAAAGCTCAGGGGCCTCTATTTACACGTCCAGTAAATGGACACAAATAAAACTCAGCATCTCTCCAGAGCCACAGCAACTCCCAGTAACCCCAGCACAAGGGCTTGGGAATgagaagaggaggggagggaacaTCACCCAGACCATCTGTCCCAGTTGCTGCCTGTCCCCAGGAGCAGGGGTAGAGGTAGCaacgtgggggtgggggtgaggggttgGATGTGTCACCCAGCCTTGGAGTCAGGCAGAACCCTGGCTCCCATCTCTGGCAACCTGGGAGCCTTTAGGAAGGGGGAGGAGAAAGAGCCCAGAACTAGTAAAGTTTTCTCTGAATGGAAGCGGCATCCTGTGGCCTTAGGGGGGCATCTCCAGCTGGGCATTTCCATGGTAACCGAACTGAGCCGAGGACAGGCCTCCTCCCTTTGGGGGCTGACCATAGGTCAGCAGGCTCGAGGGCTCTGGCCTCTGTGAGCTGGGGCACCTCTCCCCCAGGCCCGGACCAGACCCAGGACTTCCACCCACCCCCAAAAGGCTTGCAGGGTGCCCAGACTTACCTGGGAGAACTGAGGGGACCAGGAGAGGTGCGGGGGGGCAGCTGGGAGCCCAGAGGGGCCCTGGCTGGGGTGAGGCCTGAGGGGGGGCCAACTTCAGCCACTCATGTCCCGAGTGGGACGGGCAGGCCTGGCTGGGAGCTCCACTCCGCGGTCTGCACAAAGACTCTCACGCACAGCCTCAGCCCGCCCCGCGGCGGCCACAGCCCCGGGGGAAAGTTACAGTGGCCACTGGGCCAGGGACCGGGGGCCAGGGGGCcggcctggggggcggggggccgcGGGGAGTCCGGAGCCTTCTTTGTTTGCAAGGTTTCCCTCAACAATGGCTGCTCcgctctttcctcctcctcctcctcctcctcggctCTCCCCGCCTATGCCTCTGCCTCCAAGCAGCCCGCCCGCCCTCCCCAGGCCAGCAGGCCCCTCCGCCGGGGCACCAGCAGAAGCAGGGCCCGGcactcacactcactcacactcgcacacgcacacgcacagacacacgcAGCGGCCGCCggctcccttccttctctccctttctctccctccctccccgctcGCTCTCCCCGAGCCGCTCTCAGAATGAGGCCCCAGGGCGGGCGGAGGGTGGAGCTGCCCCCACCGGCCCCGCCCCCCTCCCTGcgaggcaggaggaagagggagggagccaggcaggcagggaggactgctgagaaaaacaaaagagagacaGACTGGGAGAGACAGGGGACGGGACGGAGAGATGGAGACGGAACAGACTGGGTCCGGAGAGACCTGGATGGAGGGGAGGCCTGTGGGGACCGGGAACAGGAATGCCACCCTCAAGCCCCAAGCAGGGGTGCTCAGGGGTGAGCTGGGGAGCCAAAGCCACAGGCAAGGATGGAGGTGGGCACTCTCCTCTCTGGAAATTCCCAGTATCTTCTAACAGCCTCCTCCAAAACATCCCCCaaatctctcttcctctcctcagtGATCTTTCGGGTTGGAGGCTGGCCTGGGCAGCCACTCTTGGCTGGTGAAATCCCACAGCAGCTGGGGGGAGGCTGCAGGGGGTTATTTTTGACAGAGACACACTCAGACTTCAGCCTGTAAACACTGATTGGAGAAAGGGGGACACTCCAGGTTCCCTGCCCCTCAACCCAGCTAAGTTCCAAATAGATCTGCCTTGACAGAGGGAGGCCCCTTTCCCCCACccaacatcaccaccaccaccataccaGAGACACGTGGGTGCAGGGGAAAGGGGCTCTGTTAGAGCCAAGGAGGGTAAACTTGCCCATCTAAGGGTCCCCAGAAGGGGTCCAATCTGCTGCTGAATCCTCTCCCTACACCCCAGGGACAAAAAAAGTATATGGTTGCCAGGGTAGGAGCTGTTCTCCAAAGCAAGGGGGGAATCccaagagacagacagacagacacaaagacacaaacacacaacCCACCCAGTATGGGGGGGGCGGGTAGTAAGgacctcttgctgctgctgctaggtcgcttcagtcgtgtccaactctgtgcgactccatagatggcagcccaccaggctcccccgtcccaagGACCTCTTACTACTTTGCAATTTGATTCTCAGCTTTCTATTCCCTAACCCCCAAGCATATTAACACACAGTCCCACAACAGGATTTCTCATGGTGTACACACCAGTTGACTGTGCAGTAACATTATTGCACCTGGCTCTGTGAACATCCTCCATACATAAACAACCCATCTCTCTTTCACATAAATCAGTACCTGATACACACTTCAACCCATGATATACCTCAAACTCCAAATAAACCCAAACctaagagacacacacacacagtctatgTCAGACCCTGACTTCCATACACACTGGGACTTGTGACACATATGCCCCCCATCCCCAAGACACACCCCAAAATTGCATCATACCTCCTGAACCTTTGACAGACTGAACACCCTGACCATTTGCTACCTAGGGACTAACCCCACCCTCTTTGAAATCCGCACACCATGCTCCCTCATGACCTGGCCATATAATACACTCTGGCTTTCATAAACATACTGAAAATGATACAATTCAGCCAGAATGCCTACCATCATAGTGCCTACCACCAGGACTTGAGATAGTTGCCCTGATTCCCAAATTTACAGCCCAACTCTAAGATAACTACATTCCTCCCCCTCTGACAGGACAATTCTTGTCATTTGTTTTATGCCTTTAAATTTTCCAAAGTGCATTCACAAGGCAGTACCTTAAGAGAGTCTAATAGCATCCAGGGTCAAATATTATCCTAACTTAAACAGATTACAGTGAGACAGGAGGGCCTAAGGCTGGAACTCTGGTTCTAATCCCACTCACACAAGCCCAGCCCTGGGGCACTGCAGCCATTCCTACTGCCTGCCCCCTCCAAGGAATGGTCACTCCAGGCCCCAAATGTCTATCTCCTCAGGGACAGGACATGCTGTGTGCTCTGGCTTCTGCCTCCAGTTCAGAGTCTGAATCCCCACCCAGTCTGCCTCTTCAAATTTCAGGGACAAGGGCCCCTAGACTCTGGCATATCATTCAAAACAGACCTTCTCCTAGTTCCCCTTCTCTAGCAAGTCTGTTCCTCTCTCGGTTCTGACTTAATTCTCCCATTTGCACAGGGGCAGAAGAGGTCCAACTGAAGAGAGTAACTCAGAGTTAGAAGCCTCTAAaattggtggggggtggggtggggagaaagcTGGGAGCAGCAAAGACTGACAAaggtgaggagggagggaagggccaGAGCACCCCTTCTAGAGGGGGGAATTCTGAAGGGCAGCAGCCCACCCCAGCCCACAGGATAAGGTACCAGCACTGCCCCCTGCCCGGGCCCCTGGGGCTCCCTGACCCAGGCCTCTAGTGTGCCTGCCCCCCTTCCTTTGTCTGTGCCCGGCCTCCCGTTGGCCTGGCGCTCTGCCATCCTCCTCTCCTGGCTCCCAGCCGCCACCACtgctgcctcctcccctcccccaactcctccCAGCCTTAACCCTTCTGAGCCACATGCTGCCCCAGACAGGCCCTGGCCCCCTCAGCAACCTACCCTGCCCAGGGTGATGCCACTTAGCAGAGGTTCTCCCTGCTCCTGACCAAAACCCCAGAAGCTACTCCGCACCCCAGGAGCACTATGGGAGCtagatgtgtgtctgtgtatgtatctTGTAGTGTTTCCTTccgcgtgtgcatgtgtgtgggtcTGCGTGTGCTCTGGCTTCCCTCAGTCACATGTGTGGGGCATGTGCTGTCTCTGccgggctgggggaggaggagccGGGAGACAGCAGAGCACAAAGGAGAGACTCAGACGAGCAGGCAGGCAGCAGGCAGGCGGCCTGCCAGTGCGCCTGGGCCCCCACCCCAGAGCTGCTCAGGTTGGGGGCGGTGGTCTTTGGGCCTGGACTGTACATGCTGCCACAATGTCCCTGTGTTCAACCATGTGCTCACATTCACCCATGCAAGTCTGGTGCCCTCCCTTACCCCAACTCCTACCATTTCTCACCCCCAGGACACtcatgcccctccccaagtggTTCTCCTTGAAGACTAACCTCCAACCATGGTTTATGGCATCAATCATAAGACTTCCTTACATTCAAGAAAAAGATTCCCCACTCTTGGCCATCTTAGGCCCCCTCTCCCCCAACCGATCACTAGACACACAAAACGAACATACCATTTAGGGCACTGACTGAAGTTgtcccccctcacacacacaggtCCTCATCTGTCCCCATGCTGCTCCCAGAGAG is a window of Bos taurus isolate L1 Dominette 01449 registration number 42190680 breed Hereford chromosome 26, ARS-UCD2.0, whole genome shotgun sequence DNA encoding:
- the LDB1 gene encoding LOW QUALITY PROTEIN: LIM domain-binding protein 1 (The sequence of the model RefSeq protein was modified relative to this genomic sequence to represent the inferred CDS: inserted 1 base in 1 codon), with translation MSVGCACPGCSSKSFKLYSPKEPPNGNAFPPFHPGTMLDRDVGPTPMYPPTYLEPGIGRHTPYGNQTDYRIFELNKRLQNWTEECDNLWWDAFTTEFFEDDAMLTITFCLEDGPKRYTIGRTLIPRYFRSIFEGGATELYYVLKHPKEAFHSNFVSLDCDQGSMVTQHGKPMFTQVCVEGRLYLEFMFDDMMRIKTWHFSIRQHRELIPRSILAMHAQDPQMLDQLSKNITRCGLSNSTLNYLRLCVILEPMQELMSRHKTYSLSPRDCLKTCLFQKWQRMVAPPAEPARQQPSKRRKRKMSGGSTMSXGGGNTNNSNSKKKSPASTFALSSQDVMVVGEPTLMGGEFGDEDERLITRLENTQFDAANGIDDEDSFNNSPALGANSPWNSKPPSSQESKSENPTSQASQ